The Planococcus donghaensis genome contains a region encoding:
- a CDS encoding response regulator — protein MIQVYIAEDDFRVANIHEQFLKKIPEAQLLGKASNCQETLKAIQEQKIDLVILDNYMPDGLGIDLIDDIRTLSPQTDVILVSAENDKGYVEQAIRKGVKGIIIKPATLERFVSTIMNYIEGKKTLQNTQDIDQHFLDDFFGVKLVQKPTIGAKGIDPLTLEKVRDVLTGNTLGITAEKMGEQMGASRTTARRYLEHLVTIEECYAELAYGIVGRPERHYYMKKD, from the coding sequence ATGATACAAGTATATATTGCTGAAGATGATTTTCGCGTAGCGAATATCCATGAACAATTTCTTAAGAAGATCCCCGAAGCACAATTGCTTGGCAAAGCTAGCAATTGTCAAGAAACCTTAAAGGCCATACAAGAGCAAAAAATCGATTTGGTTATATTGGATAATTATATGCCGGATGGATTGGGAATTGATTTGATCGATGACATACGTACTTTAAGTCCACAAACAGATGTCATATTAGTATCTGCTGAAAACGATAAAGGATATGTAGAGCAAGCTATACGGAAAGGGGTAAAAGGCATTATTATTAAGCCGGCGACATTAGAAAGATTTGTCTCCACAATCATGAACTACATAGAAGGTAAAAAAACGCTTCAAAACACACAAGACATTGATCAGCATTTTTTAGATGATTTTTTTGGTGTAAAACTTGTTCAAAAGCCAACGATCGGTGCGAAAGGAATCGATCCTCTCACGTTAGAAAAGGTAAGAGACGTCTTAACAGGAAACACATTAGGCATTACGGCTGAGAAAATGGGCGAACAAATGGGCGCTTCACGAACAACCGCTCGTCGGTACTTAGAACACCTTGTAACGATTGAAGAATGTTACGCGGAATTAGCATATGGAATTGTAGGAAGACCTGAGCGACATTATTACATGAAAAAAGACTGA